The following proteins are encoded in a genomic region of Hydra vulgaris chromosome 05, alternate assembly HydraT2T_AEP:
- the LOC136080868 gene encoding uncharacterized protein LOC136080868, with translation MQKKVSKKSMKSPILLNFPSKTSTTNYASNVDSPYFKYIVSSKVAQEQTSLQENTPSKSRLLSNSTSGSETSSNSCHSPSSNVFFVPQSLSSSHPDSHFNLKELSLLCEQSTFSLNIRKSSQDASGNSSQRLNPAPSRRRDCKKFRRSDFPMNTADFQYTIIKLVTKVIDISQQNIFQQPTAHVVNELVKGE, from the exons ATGCAAAAGAAAGTCTCAAAAAAAAGCA tgaaatCACCAATATTGCTTAATTTTCCATCAAAAACGTCTACAACGAATTATGCTTCAAATG ttgatagtCCTTATTTCAAATATATCGTTAGTTCAAAAGTTGCCCAAGAACAAACTTCTCTGCAAGAGAATACCCCCTCAAAATCAAGATTGTTATCTAACTCCACTTCGGGATCTGAAACTTCATCAAACTCTTGTCACTCACCATCATCTAACGTTTTCTTTGTACCACAATCATTATCTTCTTCTCATCCTGATTCCCATTTTAACTTAAAAGAATTGTCTTTGCTTTGCGAACAATCAACATTCtctttaaatataagaaagtCTAGTCAAGATGCAAGTGGAAATTCAAGTCAGCGTTTAAACCCAGCTCCATCTCGTAGAAGagattgtaaaaaatttagaagaagTGATTTCCCTATGAATACTGCTG attttCAGTACACAATAATCAAGCTGGTTACAAAAGTTATTGACATAAGTCAGCAAAACATTTTTCAGCAACCAACTGCTCACGTTGTTAATGAACTTGTTAAGGGTGAATAA